The Fibrobacter sp. genome includes a window with the following:
- the dapA gene encoding 4-hydroxy-tetrahydrodipicolinate synthase encodes MQITKASQLTGVFPALFTPLMDDDPKCLRNSVDYKKMEKMIDDLIASGVSGILPVGTTGQSATVTHRQHLDIIKFTLDYVDGRVPVIAGAGSNCTRESVEMIEEVLKIAEVPVLCVTGYYNNPSQEGIEKHFKTLSSETGAKIIIYNVPGRTASYVHPDTLIALSEDKNIIGLKQAVDFRIGEKFHEDTKRVINETKNNDFAVLSGEDGFFIDMLEMGGTGLVSATANIPEAAKIFVDLYKAFQKGEFQKCDDLQDAARDYVEATFCRKNPIPLGTMFNSPLFQPMTSVKDTARGDEAVARIMKLINEKAESLKKYHI; translated from the coding sequence ATGCAGATTACAAAAGCTTCTCAACTTACTGGTGTTTTCCCCGCGTTGTTCACCCCGCTGATGGACGACGATCCCAAGTGTCTCCGCAACTCCGTCGACTACAAGAAGATGGAAAAGATGATTGACGACCTTATCGCTTCTGGCGTTTCCGGCATTCTCCCTGTGGGTACCACGGGTCAGAGTGCTACAGTCACCCACAGGCAGCACCTCGACATCATCAAGTTCACGCTGGACTACGTGGATGGCCGCGTGCCGGTGATTGCAGGTGCCGGCAGCAACTGCACCCGCGAATCCGTCGAGATGATCGAAGAAGTCCTGAAGATTGCGGAAGTCCCGGTCCTCTGCGTCACGGGTTACTACAACAACCCCTCGCAGGAAGGCATCGAGAAGCACTTCAAGACGCTCAGCTCCGAAACGGGCGCAAAGATTATCATTTACAACGTGCCGGGCCGCACCGCCAGCTACGTCCACCCCGACACCCTCATCGCCCTTTCCGAAGACAAGAACATCATCGGACTCAAGCAGGCGGTCGATTTCCGCATTGGCGAAAAGTTCCACGAAGACACGAAGCGCGTGATCAACGAGACGAAGAACAACGACTTTGCTGTTCTGAGCGGCGAAGACGGATTCTTCATCGACATGCTGGAGATGGGCGGCACGGGCCTCGTGAGCGCAACGGCGAACATCCCCGAAGCGGCAAAGATTTTCGTAGACCTGTACAAGGCCTTCCAGAAGGGCGAGTTCCAGAAGTGCGACGACCTGCAGGACGCCGCCCGCGACTACGTGGAAGCGACCTTCTGCCGCAAGAACCCGATTCCTCTGGGAACGATGTTCAACAGCCCGCTCTTCCAGCCGATGACGAGCGTGAAGGATACCGCCCGCGGTGACGAAGCCGTGGCCCGCATCATGAAGCTCATCAACGAAAAGGCCGAAAGCCTGAAGAAGTACCATATCTAG
- a CDS encoding glycoside hydrolase family 11 protein, whose translation MKKGYFSVGTAALLSLGLFTSQTLAQDFCSTTTHSGQSARTSGTRNGEEYQTISKIGDYNYELWYRGGNGASSATFYSDGSMECIAKNSDDYLCRSGLSFNSDKSYTELGHMYADFKVSMSGQQNIGYSFIGIYGWSENPMIEYYIVDNWASQYKPGGTGWGWTKKGEYTVDGAKYEAWTHTQVDQWALHGKATFEQFYGVRESARACGTIDITKHFEEWAKLGMNLGKMYEAKVLGEVGNGSGTASCNFDFPVSRVYIGTAPTPSSSASTNPTSSASTPTSSAAAQTAVGTLPGKIEFEDYQNKDGGFTNGGTYLGDIEPGNWAEYTVNVTYTGTYTFELSAARGDDQNRTTSIDLVVDGTNVGTVSDILTDGWDDYKSFTGVTTSLSAGTHTLRVEFTGGYVNVDNITFTEKDVDKGSKYEPPASIRNVHFSLNSDKELQVFDMQGRNLGRLSVAAGVSLQDALFARFHKSGIYLVKQGSQMMRVRVTR comes from the coding sequence ATGAAAAAGGGATATTTTTCGGTCGGGACAGCTGCTCTGCTATCCCTTGGTCTTTTCACCTCACAAACGCTGGCCCAGGATTTCTGTAGTACGACTACTCATTCTGGACAATCCGCAAGGACAAGCGGAACCCGAAACGGCGAAGAGTACCAGACCATCAGCAAGATTGGCGACTATAATTACGAGTTGTGGTATCGTGGCGGCAATGGTGCTAGTTCTGCCACTTTCTATTCTGACGGTTCCATGGAGTGTATCGCTAAGAATAGCGATGATTATTTGTGCCGTTCGGGATTGTCCTTTAACTCGGACAAGTCTTACACGGAACTTGGACACATGTATGCCGATTTCAAAGTGTCCATGAGTGGCCAACAGAATATCGGATACTCCTTCATCGGTATTTATGGTTGGTCAGAAAACCCCATGATTGAGTACTACATCGTGGACAACTGGGCCAGTCAGTATAAACCAGGTGGAACGGGTTGGGGTTGGACCAAAAAGGGCGAATACACTGTCGATGGCGCAAAGTATGAAGCGTGGACTCATACTCAGGTTGATCAGTGGGCTCTTCACGGAAAGGCCACTTTTGAGCAGTTCTATGGTGTTCGTGAATCCGCTCGTGCTTGCGGAACCATTGACATTACAAAGCACTTTGAAGAGTGGGCGAAACTCGGTATGAACCTCGGCAAGATGTATGAAGCCAAAGTTCTTGGTGAAGTTGGTAATGGTAGCGGAACTGCCTCTTGCAACTTTGACTTCCCCGTGTCGCGAGTGTATATAGGAACTGCCCCTACGCCTTCTTCTAGCGCCTCCACGAATCCCACAAGCTCCGCTTCTACCCCCACTTCTAGCGCTGCTGCACAGACCGCTGTAGGAACTTTGCCCGGAAAGATTGAATTCGAAGACTACCAGAACAAGGACGGCGGCTTCACCAATGGCGGAACTTACCTGGGAGACATTGAACCCGGTAACTGGGCCGAATATACGGTGAACGTTACCTATACCGGAACCTATACCTTTGAACTCTCCGCCGCCAGGGGCGATGACCAGAACCGCACAACTTCTATCGACCTCGTCGTAGATGGGACAAATGTGGGCACGGTTTCGGATATCCTGACAGACGGTTGGGATGACTACAAGTCCTTCACCGGGGTGACCACGTCCCTTTCTGCAGGGACCCACACCCTCCGCGTAGAATTTACCGGTGGCTACGTGAATGTGGACAACATCACCTTTACCGAAAAGGATGTGGACAAGGGCTCCAAGTACGAACCGCCTGCATCCATCCGCAATGTCCATTTCTCCTTGAATAGCGACAAGGAACTGCAGGTGTTCGACATGCAGGGCCGTAATTTGGGCCGCTTGAGTGTCGCTGCTGGCGTTTCTCTCCAGGATGCACTATTCGCAAGGTTCCACAAGTCTGGCATCTACCTGGTCAAGCAGGGTAGCCAGATGATGAGGGTCCGCGTTACTCGCTAA
- a CDS encoding glycoside hydrolase family 11 protein → MRVLPKSAKLLTILSLGFLSTQVLAQNFCSTTGHNGTGRTVSGSYVTGSVGNYDFQLWYDHAQSGSATFYNEGSMSCSFQGAGDYLCRMGLQFNSDKTYDQLGGDIMAEFKLVKQNISGVGYSYVGVYGWMEGVSGAPNGLVEYYVVDNTLAQYMPGDWVGDTKKGDYTIDGAVYTVYRNTRFGPAIGGNNDREFHQYFSVRKSARDCGTINVSAHIKKWKELGMADGKLYEAKVLGEAGCTGNGCGVSGTADFPVARVYIGNGSTPTSSSSVNNPASSSSAVNPVAVTNIPGIIELENFATSGGDEVTVYGNIVGEIKPDAWLEYPISVTSAGVYTVDLLAARQDDQNRTTTVDISVDGKAVASITGILTTGWNDYDSFTAETTNLTAGSHTLHVTFTGGYVNVDNLKFTKKTTASSSSANQSSSSVKQSSSSAKLSSSSAVVQSSSSAQAESSASVESSSSALEISSATAESSSSSEVSSAAMEIFSSAIGESSSSVGQWYSSATMAMAKTRFSVGGDRNLQVFDMQGRFLGRVTVAQGTSLEQVLLAMFQKPGIYLVKQGGRFMQVRVTR, encoded by the coding sequence ATGCGTGTTTTACCAAAGTCCGCCAAGCTTTTGACGATCTTGTCCCTTGGTTTCCTTTCCACACAAGTTCTGGCCCAGAATTTCTGCAGTACGACAGGCCATAACGGAACAGGCAGGACGGTATCGGGTTCCTACGTCACGGGATCTGTTGGCAACTATGACTTTCAGTTATGGTATGACCATGCACAGTCGGGAAGTGCCACTTTTTACAACGAAGGTTCCATGAGCTGCTCTTTCCAGGGGGCTGGCGATTACCTTTGCCGCATGGGCTTGCAGTTCAATAGCGACAAGACCTATGACCAGCTTGGCGGCGACATCATGGCGGAATTCAAGTTGGTTAAGCAAAATATTTCGGGCGTAGGCTATTCATACGTTGGGGTCTACGGCTGGATGGAAGGTGTTAGCGGTGCCCCCAATGGTCTTGTAGAATATTATGTGGTGGACAATACGCTGGCCCAGTATATGCCGGGCGACTGGGTCGGTGATACCAAGAAGGGAGACTACACAATTGATGGCGCCGTGTATACCGTTTACCGCAATACTCGTTTTGGACCTGCGATTGGAGGCAATAATGATCGAGAATTCCATCAGTATTTTAGCGTTCGTAAATCGGCTCGCGATTGCGGTACTATCAATGTTTCTGCTCACATAAAAAAATGGAAAGAACTTGGAATGGCCGACGGTAAACTCTATGAGGCCAAGGTTCTTGGTGAGGCCGGTTGTACGGGAAATGGTTGTGGTGTTTCCGGGACTGCTGATTTCCCTGTTGCCAGGGTGTATATTGGCAATGGTTCCACACCCACATCCAGTTCCAGCGTAAACAATCCTGCCAGTAGTTCTTCTGCGGTTAATCCTGTTGCCGTTACCAACATCCCTGGAATAATCGAACTTGAAAACTTTGCCACCAGTGGTGGTGACGAAGTGACTGTCTATGGAAACATCGTGGGTGAAATCAAGCCGGACGCCTGGTTGGAATACCCCATATCGGTCACTTCCGCAGGGGTTTACACGGTTGATCTCCTTGCCGCTCGACAAGACGACCAGAATCGTACGACAACCGTAGACATTTCCGTGGATGGAAAAGCGGTGGCCTCCATTACGGGCATATTGACCACCGGTTGGAACGATTACGACAGTTTTACGGCTGAAACGACAAACCTTACTGCCGGTTCCCATACCCTCCACGTGACCTTTACCGGGGGCTACGTGAATGTGGACAATCTCAAGTTCACCAAGAAAACCACGGCATCTTCTTCTTCTGCAAATCAGTCCTCGTCTTCCGTGAAGCAGTCTTCGTCTTCTGCAAAGTTGTCTTCGTCGTCTGCTGTGGTGCAGTCGTCTTCGTCTGCACAGGCGGAATCCTCCGCATCGGTAGAATCTTCTTCATCTGCCCTGGAAATTTCTTCCGCTACTGCGGAAAGTTCCTCCTCCTCGGAAGTGTCCTCCGCCGCTATGGAAATATTCTCGTCTGCCATCGGAGAATCCTCGTCGTCTGTCGGGCAGTGGTATTCCTCTGCCACCATGGCCATGGCAAAAACGCGGTTCTCGGTAGGTGGCGACAGGAATTTGCAGGTGTTTGACATGCAGGGACGCTTCTTGGGTCGCGTTACCGTGGCGCAGGGAACCTCCCTGGAACAGGTTCTCCTTGCCATGTTCCAGAAGCCGGGCATCTACCTGGTCAAGCAGGGTGGCCGCTTTATGCAGGTTCGAGTGACTCGATAA
- the gyrA gene encoding DNA gyrase subunit A: MSEELVPGTQFKSLIEQDMQDCYLRYSMSVIVARALPDARDGFKPVHRRVMFSMHKLGVVPNKATVKSARIVGDVIGKYHPHGDFAVYETLVRMAQDFSLRYPLVFGQGNFGSIDGDGAAAMRYTEAKMNNLGALMLEDLEKDTVDMGPNYDESLEEPLVLPSALPNMLVNGTTGIAVGMATSMAPHNLREIANAIHAVAMNPEIPDEDLLQLVTGPDFPTGAVICGRAGIRDAYLTGHGRVRVRARTEVETDSKGKPRILVTEIPYMVNKAELCKKIAELVREKRVDGITDIRDESNREGMRIVIELRRDAVAEVVLNNLYKNTQLQTTFSIYNLALVNNLPKLLTLKELIQVYVDHRMDVITRATQFDLKKAEARLHIIEGLRIATQNIDEVVQIIKNSKTTELAKQNLQARFNLDDIQSQAIVDMRLAQLTGLNLEKLEAEYNELIATVADLKDILAKRERRIAIVLEKLDAVVSKFGDERRTSIEDSVDDLDYEDLIAEEEQVITLSKEGYIKRLPIDTFKAQNRGGKGIIGATLKDEDNVDQIFTASTHSYLLVFTNKGRAYWTKVYRLPEGTRNGKGRPIINFVGLTEGEKVQAIVPVRKFGGFFCLVFATKKGIINKMDLTLFSRPRKAGVNAIRLDEDDELVKVQLVGMTEEEYKASLNASEADDAVEQAAETAEAEVAEGEDGSEDVEGRPIPKDLLMLATRNGQALTFPITCFRPMGRGTHGVRGIKLAEGDEVISLLWLKAGNKVLTITENGFGKRSEPGTYRITRRGGKGVINLKVTDKIGPAVFVESVADDYDLIITSREGQVIRIKAADIRLTGRNAQGVKAISLREGDVVQDATALPSVEDIEQDSAEAKETFDHVEGVQVEDDSSEE; this comes from the coding sequence ATGTCAGAAGAATTGGTACCAGGAACGCAGTTCAAGAGCCTGATTGAACAGGACATGCAGGATTGCTACTTGCGCTACTCCATGAGCGTGATTGTGGCCCGCGCCTTGCCCGACGCCCGTGACGGTTTCAAGCCGGTGCACCGTCGCGTCATGTTCAGCATGCACAAGTTGGGCGTGGTTCCCAACAAGGCGACAGTCAAGAGTGCCCGTATCGTGGGTGACGTGATCGGTAAGTACCACCCCCATGGCGACTTCGCCGTGTACGAGACTTTGGTGCGTATGGCCCAGGATTTCTCCCTGCGCTACCCGCTGGTGTTCGGTCAGGGGAACTTCGGCTCTATCGACGGTGACGGCGCTGCCGCCATGCGTTACACCGAAGCCAAGATGAATAACCTGGGTGCCCTGATGCTGGAGGACTTGGAAAAGGACACCGTGGACATGGGACCCAACTACGACGAGTCCCTGGAAGAGCCGCTGGTGCTGCCTTCGGCGCTCCCCAACATGCTGGTGAACGGTACCACGGGTATTGCCGTGGGTATGGCCACCTCCATGGCTCCCCACAACCTGCGTGAAATCGCGAACGCCATCCATGCGGTGGCCATGAACCCCGAGATTCCCGACGAGGACCTGCTGCAGCTGGTGACGGGCCCGGACTTCCCTACGGGGGCGGTGATTTGTGGACGTGCGGGTATCCGTGACGCCTACCTGACAGGGCACGGCCGTGTGCGTGTGCGCGCCCGTACCGAGGTGGAAACCGACAGCAAGGGCAAGCCCCGCATTCTGGTGACCGAGATTCCCTACATGGTGAACAAGGCGGAGCTCTGCAAGAAGATTGCGGAACTGGTCCGCGAGAAGCGTGTGGACGGCATTACCGACATCCGCGACGAATCCAACCGCGAAGGTATGCGGATTGTGATTGAACTGCGTCGTGACGCCGTTGCCGAAGTGGTGTTGAACAACCTGTACAAGAACACCCAGTTGCAGACCACCTTCAGCATCTACAACCTGGCCTTGGTGAACAACCTGCCCAAGCTCTTGACCCTCAAGGAACTGATTCAGGTCTATGTGGACCACCGCATGGACGTGATTACCCGCGCCACCCAGTTCGACTTGAAGAAGGCGGAAGCACGCCTCCACATTATCGAGGGTCTGCGTATTGCCACCCAGAATATCGACGAGGTGGTGCAGATTATCAAGAACAGCAAGACTACGGAGTTGGCGAAGCAGAACCTGCAGGCCCGCTTCAACCTGGACGACATCCAGTCCCAGGCCATTGTGGATATGCGTCTTGCCCAGCTCACCGGCCTGAACTTGGAAAAGTTGGAAGCGGAATACAACGAGCTTATCGCCACCGTGGCCGACCTGAAGGACATTCTCGCCAAACGGGAACGCCGTATCGCCATCGTGCTGGAAAAGCTGGATGCTGTGGTGTCCAAGTTCGGCGACGAACGCCGCACCAGCATCGAAGATTCTGTAGATGACCTGGACTACGAAGACCTGATTGCCGAAGAGGAACAGGTGATTACCCTGAGCAAGGAAGGCTACATCAAGCGCCTGCCCATTGATACCTTCAAGGCCCAGAACCGCGGCGGCAAGGGAATTATCGGTGCAACCCTCAAGGACGAGGACAACGTGGACCAGATTTTCACGGCCAGCACCCACAGCTACCTGCTGGTGTTCACCAACAAGGGCCGTGCCTACTGGACCAAGGTTTACCGCCTGCCCGAAGGCACCCGCAACGGCAAGGGCCGCCCCATCATCAACTTCGTGGGACTTACCGAAGGCGAAAAGGTACAGGCCATTGTGCCGGTGCGCAAGTTCGGCGGGTTCTTCTGCCTGGTGTTTGCCACCAAGAAGGGTATCATCAACAAGATGGACCTGACCCTGTTCAGCCGCCCCCGCAAGGCCGGCGTGAACGCTATTCGCCTGGACGAAGACGACGAACTGGTGAAGGTGCAGCTGGTGGGCATGACCGAAGAGGAATACAAGGCTTCGCTGAATGCCAGCGAAGCTGACGATGCCGTGGAGCAGGCCGCCGAGACTGCCGAAGCTGAAGTGGCCGAAGGGGAGGACGGTTCCGAAGATGTTGAAGGCCGCCCGATCCCGAAGGACCTGCTGATGCTTGCCACCCGAAACGGCCAGGCACTGACGTTCCCCATTACCTGCTTCCGCCCCATGGGCCGTGGAACCCACGGCGTGCGCGGTATCAAGCTTGCCGAAGGCGACGAGGTGATTTCGCTCCTGTGGCTCAAGGCGGGTAACAAGGTGCTGACCATTACCGAAAACGGTTTCGGCAAGCGGAGCGAACCCGGTACCTACCGCATTACCCGTCGTGGCGGCAAGGGCGTTATCAACCTGAAGGTCACCGACAAGATCGGTCCTGCCGTGTTCGTGGAAAGCGTCGCCGACGACTACGACTTGATCATTACCAGCCGCGAAGGCCAGGTGATCCGCATCAAGGCCGCCGACATCCGCCTCACGGGCCGTAATGCCCAGGGCGTGAAGGCCATTAGCCTCCGCGAAGGCGATGTGGTGCAAGACGCTACTGCGCTCCCCAGCGTGGAAGACATCGAGCAGGACAGCGCCGAGGCCAAGGAGACCTTCGACCACGTGGAAGGCGTTCAGGTGGAGGACGACTCTTCGGAGGAATAG
- the surE gene encoding 5'/3'-nucleotidase SurE encodes MQDTPKPRILITNDDGVQSENICALARALSPYGEVFVFAPEHEQSGVSHAFTVRRGLSLKAVDLGEAAGSARAYSMDGTPADCVKFALGHFALYGLSTEGAGPGPLAGAFDVCFSGVNVGENSGVSSLYSGTVAGARESALWGVPGIALSLRGTGADLLQTAADFAAKVVKERLYGAIPKGVFWNVNFPKATVETFKGFRAAKMAVGMFTDHYGHENGLWQLDGEKMWNEQPEDSDDYLLEQGYATVTPHRIDQTDEKSLKVINEMLVETANH; translated from the coding sequence ATGCAAGATACCCCGAAACCCCGCATTCTGATCACCAACGACGACGGTGTTCAGAGCGAGAATATTTGCGCTTTGGCCCGCGCCCTTTCCCCCTACGGGGAGGTGTTCGTCTTTGCTCCGGAGCATGAGCAGAGCGGGGTTTCTCACGCCTTTACGGTGCGTCGCGGGCTTTCGCTGAAGGCGGTGGACCTGGGGGAGGCGGCTGGTTCTGCCAGGGCCTATTCCATGGACGGGACGCCGGCCGACTGCGTGAAGTTTGCCCTGGGGCATTTCGCCCTTTACGGGCTATCTACCGAGGGGGCAGGTCCAGGGCCTTTGGCCGGGGCCTTTGACGTGTGTTTTTCGGGAGTGAACGTGGGCGAAAATTCCGGGGTGTCATCCCTTTATTCGGGGACCGTGGCTGGAGCCCGCGAATCTGCCCTCTGGGGGGTGCCGGGTATTGCCCTTTCGCTCCGGGGGACCGGTGCGGATTTGTTGCAGACGGCGGCGGATTTTGCCGCGAAGGTGGTGAAGGAGCGTCTTTACGGGGCAATTCCCAAGGGCGTTTTCTGGAACGTGAATTTTCCAAAGGCTACCGTCGAAACCTTCAAGGGGTTCAGGGCAGCGAAGATGGCCGTTGGAATGTTTACGGACCACTACGGTCACGAGAATGGCCTGTGGCAGCTGGACGGTGAAAAGATGTGGAACGAGCAGCCCGAGGATAGTGACGACTATCTGCTGGAACAGGGCTATGCCACCGTCACGCCCCACCGCATAGACCAGACCGACGAAAAGAGTTTGAAAGTAATAAACGAGATGTTGGTGGAAACCGCCAACCACTAA
- a CDS encoding TrmH family RNA methyltransferase, with protein MYTEPKFLAMKDKSKAKRMAELLRVIILQLGDDVPRARREFETYAGWMKLPEGERLVGKNQAQMIDLYKTFRTRAGLGFERDVYLEQEPGDRETPNEKPIPFAVLVHNLRSAFNVGSIIRSTDCFGLEGVHLSGYSCGPDHVTVKSAARGCQEWIPIKRWESPMDCIKWHRENGYEIIALETGEDIPSITEVKWPEKGLIILGNEELGIAPELMEQATLKVTIPMAGRKASMNVAGAFAIMAFCLRNKQ; from the coding sequence ATGTACACGGAACCGAAATTTTTGGCCATGAAGGACAAGTCCAAAGCCAAGCGGATGGCCGAACTCCTGCGGGTCATCATCTTGCAGCTGGGCGACGACGTGCCCCGCGCCAGGCGGGAATTCGAGACCTACGCCGGCTGGATGAAACTGCCCGAAGGAGAACGCCTAGTAGGCAAGAACCAGGCCCAGATGATTGACCTGTACAAGACCTTCCGCACGCGGGCGGGCCTCGGGTTCGAACGGGATGTTTACCTGGAGCAGGAACCGGGGGACCGCGAAACTCCGAACGAGAAGCCCATCCCCTTCGCCGTGCTGGTACACAACCTGCGGAGCGCCTTCAACGTAGGCTCCATCATCAGGAGCACGGACTGCTTCGGCCTCGAAGGAGTCCACCTGAGCGGCTACAGTTGCGGCCCCGACCACGTGACGGTAAAAAGTGCCGCCCGGGGCTGTCAGGAATGGATTCCCATCAAGCGCTGGGAAAGCCCCATGGACTGTATCAAGTGGCACAGGGAAAACGGCTACGAAATCATCGCGCTTGAAACCGGCGAAGACATTCCAAGCATTACCGAAGTGAAATGGCCCGAAAAGGGGCTCATCATCCTCGGCAACGAGGAACTGGGAATCGCCCCCGAACTCATGGAACAGGCCACCCTGAAGGTCACAATCCCCATGGCAGGGCGCAAGGCCAGCATGAACGTTGCGGGAGCATTCGCCATCATGGCGTTCTGCCTACGGAACAAACAATAA
- a CDS encoding fibrobacter succinogenes major paralogous domain-containing protein encodes MRKLCLVLSIAAMAAFVACSSESGTEVSSELPPGFSKPSPESSNEKAPSSSSVKPDVSVVMGTLTDERDGQTYRTVKIGDQEWMAENLNYKLEDSFCYEEEEANCAKYGQLYIWKTATEACPAGWHLPSKGEFETLIEFVGGEDVAGTKLATTSGWKDFNYSSLNGTDDYSFSALPGGYWRIEADGSDAEFLNGGYNASFWSSTEHGSDVAYGIFLTGDPLLIIDWDGDCGLSVRCLKD; translated from the coding sequence ATGCGGAAACTGTGTCTTGTACTTTCTATTGCCGCGATGGCGGCATTTGTTGCCTGCAGTAGCGAATCGGGAACCGAAGTGAGTAGCGAACTTCCGCCGGGTTTCTCGAAGCCTTCTCCAGAATCGAGCAATGAGAAAGCTCCTTCTTCCAGCAGCGTAAAACCCGATGTGTCCGTTGTTATGGGAACATTGACTGACGAACGCGATGGACAGACCTACAGAACCGTCAAGATTGGCGACCAGGAGTGGATGGCTGAGAATTTGAACTACAAACTGGAGGACAGTTTCTGCTATGAAGAAGAGGAAGCCAACTGCGCCAAGTATGGTCAGCTGTACATTTGGAAAACGGCGACGGAGGCTTGTCCTGCAGGCTGGCACCTGCCCAGCAAGGGGGAATTCGAAACCTTAATTGAGTTTGTTGGTGGCGAGGATGTTGCAGGCACCAAGTTGGCGACCACTAGTGGGTGGAAAGACTTTAACTATAGTAGCCTGAATGGTACGGATGACTATTCTTTCTCGGCACTCCCCGGTGGTTACTGGCGCATCGAAGCGGATGGTAGCGATGCGGAATTCTTGAACGGCGGCTACAATGCGTCTTTTTGGAGTTCTACAGAGCATGGTAGCGATGTAGCGTATGGTATTTTTTTGACGGGTGACCCTTTGCTTATAATAGACTGGGATGGGGACTGTGGCCTCTCTGTCCGTTGCCTCAAGGACTAG
- a CDS encoding MATE family efflux transporter has translation MVGAILNKFYRPSKFKKNGDVKDVLVVALPMLLSMSFDTFMTFIDRLFLSKLGPAEMNAALGAGAVQLALTMFFTGAISYTTAMVAQRLGAKRHGECAKVFMQALYVSLVCVPILYLTIPLGHFIFGMENLAADQLEYQKTYFDILMFGGIINLVRNVAPCFFSGIGETKIVMKAAFVGMIVNVACNFVLIYGLGPIPALGVAGAAYGTLIGNAVSTIILFAKFFGKFYNSRFGTRSSFAFSWPLTRELLQRGIPSGVEMFLNMSAFQLLILMFHALGPEPATASSVMFNWDMVAYVPLMGLEVASTSLVGRYVGAKNAAAATRSTYSGLRLGWGYSLITGVLFVFLPGVLTDIFRPDIAEASAEAMAIFDAARPMSIFMLRFASLYIFVEVLLVIYAGALRGAGDTLWVMFASAIMNWCVAGALYLSAYVFQLPAHYAWIAVVAVYSTAPIIFWRRWVGGKWRHHVLDK, from the coding sequence ATGGTCGGTGCGATACTCAATAAGTTCTATAGGCCGTCAAAATTCAAGAAAAATGGCGACGTGAAGGATGTGCTGGTGGTGGCACTCCCCATGCTCCTGTCCATGTCTTTTGACACCTTCATGACCTTTATCGACCGCCTGTTCCTCTCCAAGCTGGGTCCTGCCGAAATGAACGCGGCCCTGGGAGCTGGCGCGGTGCAACTGGCGCTCACCATGTTCTTTACGGGGGCCATCAGTTACACCACTGCCATGGTGGCCCAGCGTCTGGGGGCAAAACGCCATGGGGAATGTGCCAAGGTCTTTATGCAGGCCCTGTACGTGTCGCTGGTGTGCGTACCCATTTTGTACCTGACCATCCCTCTTGGGCATTTTATTTTCGGCATGGAAAATCTGGCTGCAGACCAGCTGGAATACCAGAAGACCTACTTCGATATTTTGATGTTCGGCGGTATCATCAACCTGGTGCGGAACGTGGCGCCCTGTTTCTTTAGCGGTATCGGCGAGACGAAAATCGTGATGAAGGCTGCCTTTGTGGGCATGATTGTGAATGTGGCCTGCAACTTTGTGTTGATATATGGTCTCGGTCCGATTCCTGCGCTGGGGGTGGCGGGGGCGGCCTATGGAACCCTTATCGGGAACGCGGTTTCAACCATTATTTTGTTTGCAAAGTTTTTCGGCAAGTTCTACAACAGCCGTTTTGGTACCCGTTCCTCTTTTGCTTTTAGCTGGCCCTTGACACGAGAACTCTTGCAGCGGGGGATTCCGTCGGGAGTGGAGATGTTCTTGAACATGTCGGCGTTCCAGCTGTTGATTCTCATGTTCCACGCTCTTGGACCCGAACCCGCCACGGCGTCGTCGGTCATGTTCAACTGGGACATGGTGGCCTACGTTCCCCTGATGGGGTTGGAGGTCGCGTCCACAAGCCTTGTGGGCCGTTACGTGGGGGCGAAGAATGCCGCTGCCGCTACGCGATCTACTTACTCGGGGTTGCGCCTAGGGTGGGGCTATTCCTTGATTACCGGAGTGCTGTTCGTGTTCTTGCCGGGCGTGCTGACCGACATTTTCAGGCCCGACATAGCGGAGGCTTCGGCGGAAGCTATGGCCATTTTTGATGCGGCGCGCCCCATGAGTATTTTTATGCTCCGGTTTGCCTCCCTGTATATTTTTGTGGAGGTGCTGTTAGTCATCTATGCGGGGGCCTTGCGTGGGGCGGGGGATACTTTGTGGGTCATGTTCGCCAGCGCCATCATGAACTGGTGCGTGGCGGGAGCGCTTTACCTTTCCGCTTATGTGTTCCAACTGCCGGCCCATTACGCCTGGATTGCGGTGGTGGCGGTCTACAGTACCGCGCCCATTATTTTCTGGCGTCGTTGGGTCGGCGGCAAGTGGCGTCATCATGTGCTGGATAAGTGA